A segment of the Entelurus aequoreus isolate RoL-2023_Sb linkage group LG23, RoL_Eaeq_v1.1, whole genome shotgun sequence genome:
tgcggaaatatgaccacatcaccctaactctcaaatcccttcactggcttcctgttccactcaggattgaattcaaaatctccttactaactcaccagtgcctccatggaaatgcccccgtctaccttaaagaactgctcacccccaaatcctccacacgacacctccaggCTAACTTcttccaacctccaaggacaaagctacggactatgggagatcgggctttctgctccgctgctcccagtctgtggaacgctctccctgaccacctgagggcacctcagactgtggatgcttttaaaaaaggcttaaaaacccatcttttaaaaaaagcctttttatagatttttatagatatgcatgctggttctagctattgggctgtttctagttttatattttatttatttttattatcttttattattattattattattattattattactattttctttttcttttttttagcactGTGGCACTTaggggttgtttgctcaacgtaaagtgctttttacaaataaaatctattattattgttattattattagtaggttGACAAGTATACAGAAAAAAATGGTTACTCACTTTACACCAGTGGTTTATAAAGTTCTAATTTGGTCTTTAGGAATGTTTTGATCAATGCTGGCTCGTCCTTAAAATGGCTTATGGCCGGGACAATATAAACTCTTTCCCATGTTTTTATTGGATGTTTAGTTACACACTGTTGGCACAACACAAAGGAAAACACCCATTGTGTTTACTGTGTTAGTTAAGAACTACTTTTATTGCCACTTAATCTTAtctacttatttacccaacagaccagcagcccccccacatcaaagaggaagaggaggaagagttGATCACTCAAGcaggagagtgtcttctagggcaggaggaggctgatctcaccaagtttccactgactgttgtctctgtgaagactgaagaccatgaagacaaaccacctgagtcctcacagcttcatcacagtccgagtaagcacaacatccacatatcatctaatacaatgtttgtgacacatgttcatCCAGGTACCACAGTTATGACTAAAAGTGGATATActgtataccataccataccaactttatttataaagccctttaaaaacaaccacagttgaataacaaagggctgtacaccacaaagaaatacaggcaaaggacagactaaaaaataacatttaaaacagaagtaaaatacacattgaaaaagcaaatacaaattacccttagaacaatttgttagataaaaagttaaaaacagtttaaaaagttaaaaaccgtttaaagtctcatgctgggttaaaagccagggaataaaaatgggttttaaaaagggtcttaaaagtagctaaagaaggggcctgtctcacatggagagggagatcgttccagagtttgagacccgcaacagagaagacCCTGTCTCCTCTGAGCTTGCGCTTTGGTTTGGGTACCTCtaggatcagctgacctgagggaccgggtgggggcgtagaggtggagcagctcagagaggtacggtggggcaagaccacgtaaggatttaaaaacgagtaagataattttaaaatggactcttaaAGACAGGCAGCTGGTGGagtgaggctaaaacaggagtaatgtgctctcttttccgggcgagaaccatggactcggacttggaggtgctgattctcatcccagtcacttcacactctgctgcgaaccgatccagtgagagctgaagatcctggccagatgaaactatcaggaccacatcatctgcaaaaagcagagacctaatcctgcagccaccaaaccagatcccctcagcgccttgactgcgcctagaaattctgtccataaaagttatgaacagaatcggggacaaagggcagccatggtggagtccaaccctcactggaaacgtgtccgacttactgccggcaatgcggaccaagctctgacactgatcatacagggagcggaccgccacaatcagacagtctgatacccaatactctctgagcactcccctcaggacttcccgagggacacggtcgaatgccttctccaagtccacaaagcacatgtagactggttgggcaaactcccatgcaccctcaaggaccctgccgagagtgtaGAGCTggtcacagttccacgaccaggacgaaaaccacactgttcctcctgaatccgaggtttgactatacggcgtagcctcctctccagtagtacacctgaatagacctcaccgggaaggctgaggagtgtgatcccacgatagttggaacacaccctccggttccccttcttaaagagaggaaccaccaccccggtctgccaatccagaggtaccgccctcgatgtccatgcgatgttgcaaagtcttgtcaaccaagacagccctacagcatccagagcctggaggaactccgggcggatctcatccaccccctgggccttgccaccgaggagctttttaacaacctcagccccagaaataggagagcccactacAGATTtcccaggaactgcttcctcataagaagacgtgttggtgggattaaggaggtcttcgaagtatttcctccaccgatccacaatatccgcagtcgaggtcagcagaacaccgacctcaccatacacggtgttgacagtgcactgcttccccttcctgaggcggtggatggtggtccagaatcgcttcgaagccgtccggaagtcgttttccatggcttccccgaactcctcccatgtccgagtttttgcctccgcgaccgctgaagccgcacaccccttagcctgtcggtacctgtccgctgcctccggagtcctatgagccaaaagaacccgataggactctttcttcagcttgacggcatccctcaccgctggtgtccaccagcgggttctaggattaccgccatgacaggcaccaactaccatgcggccacagctccaatcagccgcctcgacaatagaggtgtggaacatggtccattcggactcaatatccagcacctccctcgtgacatgttcaaagttcttccggaggcgggaattgaaactctctctgacaggagactctgctagatgttcccagcagaccctcacaatgcgtttgggcctgccaggtctgtccggcatcctcccccaccatcgcagccaactcaacaccaggtggtgatcggtagaaagctccgcccctctcttcacctgagcgtccaaaacatgaggccgcaaatccgatgacacaactacaaagtcgatcatggaaccacggcctagggtgtcctggtgccaagtgcacatatggacaaccttatgtttgaacatggtgtttcttATGGACATCTGTTATGTGTTATGTTATGGTGTGGTGAaagtatcctctgcatttgacccatccccatgttcacccccggggaggtgaggggagcagtgagcagcagcgatggccacgctcgggaagcatttggtgatttgacccccaattccaacccttgatgctgagtggaggGAGGCAAtaggtcctatttttatagtccttggtttgaactcacgaccatccagtctcagggcggacactaaccacaaggccgctTGATACTTGATAAAAACtgaatttttcaaaatattttttttctctcttgtCTTGTTTGTATGCaaggttttactgctgtgtttattttaattttataactTGTTATGTTGGTTATGTAATTCACGTATGTACAGTGTGATTATAACATCTTGAATGTCAACATGGTGACTGATGAGACCCTCTTGGACATCATCAGAACATACACCGGTGCAGGACAATAtctcatgtgactgagcaaagtTCGACTTTTCTAAagcatgtgtttgtcttcttgtgtcctgcagatgtctgtgaagaacatattctCCCTGAGCAGCAGGAGTGGACCTCCAGGATAGagcaggaggagccacagcccccctATATTAAAGAGGAGGAGGACCCAAAGCCGCCCCACATCAAAGATGAAGAGGAGGGGTCACAGCCCCACCACAATAACAAGGAAAAAGAGGAACACAGCGACGATCTTAaaggactggaggaggttgatgtcaccaagatgccagtgactggtgtccctgtgaagagtgaagatgatgaggtcaaaggtgagagtgaggagaagagagaggcggagcctccaagcagcagctcaactcaacacatgacaacagaagctgatggagaccactgtggaggatcacaagcagacaagctcttagctccactatcagatagtgaggacacaacgtcacactctcctgacactgatgatgaacactctaaagatgataagacatgtcacactgacaacacacacttcacatgctCTCTCTGTGACAAAACCTTTAGTAATCGCTGTCGGGAAATACACACGAGAAAGCACACAGGGGAGagacctttttcctgttcaaaatgTGGTAAAAGCTTTCAACGAAACGACATGTTGAAAgaccacatgagaacacacactggagataaacctttttcctgctcagaatgtggtaaaagttttgtaaaaagtagccatttgaaagtgcacatgagaatacacactggagaaaaacttaaaaaagataagacatgtcacactgacaataCACGCtttaaatgttctcactgtgaccaaACCTTTAGATACCGTAGTGCTCTAATAACACACGTGCgaaaacacactggagaaaaacctttttcctgctcagaatgtggtaaaggttttgcacaacGTATCtatttgaaagtgcacatgagaatacacactggagaaaaaccttttacctgctcagaatgtagtaaaggttttgcacAACGTATCTCTTTGAATgtgcacatgagaatacacactggagaaaaacctttttcctgtttagaatgtggtaaaggttttgcacaacGTATCTCTTTGGAAgtgcacatgagaatacacactggagaaaaacctttttcctgctcagaatgtggtaaaggttttgtacgaCATAGCGATTTGAAaggacacatgagaatacacactggagaaaaactcaATACCTGTCCAATCTGTGGTAAAACCTTTTCAGAAAAACACCATTTAAAAGCACACATAACAACACATACTGGAGGAAAACCATTTTCCTGTTCAGTATGTGGTAAACATTTCGCATGGAAACGATATTTGGATGAACACATGCAACTCCACACTGGAGAGAGAAcagtttcctgctcagaatgtggtaaagtttttacacaacaaaataaattaaaagtacacatgagaacacacactggagagaaagtgttgagttgcagtgtgtgtggtgaaagattctcttataagtaccagtgtaagaaacacaagtgtgctggtgagaacagcagcagcaaatgaagttgCAGGATTTGAAATACACTGTCAAAACTTTGTGAACTTTTAcgttctaacaacatcagcacatgtaACATATAATGACTGTCTCAGAATCCTGCTCGGAAAGCCCATTCAAACTgatatttaaatgtatatgtaGACTGCAGGGATCCAAGAATGATCTTATTATACAGATAACCAATCCTAGGTGTAATTCTGTTAGGTACCAATCCTGtatatggaaacactggtatctgtgccttttatagaatgtgtagacacatttttaaagtatatactgtatatatatttatttatttatgtatatatatatgtatatatatatatatatatatatatatatatatatatatatatatatatatatatatatatatatatatatatatatatatatatatatatacatatatatatatatatatatatatatatatgtatatagcagctgagataggctccagcaccccccgcgaccccgaaagggacaagcggtagaaaaatggatggatggatggatatatatatatttttatttttttattgctgcttttattcatttattagatGTCTTGTACTGAATATGcacaagtactgttttttttaatattatgtgataatgccttttgtactgtattttgtttagtttatttcccgtatgtgattgtatgtcgaCTTGGACATTAGAGTCTGCAattaattttgattgattgatataacgtgtgacatcattgttgtgtgtttaacacaatcttgttaatatGATTCTAACATTTACAGATTAGATATTTTAGATTAGTGCTTTTTACAGTCAAGTATATGCAGTAATATACAACattgtacttttatttaaaaatgaaacGCAACgatttgactgaaaaggtgaaAGTAAACAGTACAAAACATATACAATAAAACATTCTTTGTGTGTATTGATATTCCTAATTTATCTTTATACTCATTCATAATAATGATTTTATGTAGTTTTTTTTCAAGATAATGAAttgttacatatttttttatttctaatcgtaaatgattccatagatgaactcctctatatgatatacatatttgttttacatgtgttcatacctttgcttttgagttTTAGGCAATTTGTATAATTATTTTTGATTTTGTTCCAGAGAAAATAGGAATCGAGTTAGAATTTGatctaaaaggaaaaaaaagacttTAGCAAAGAATTGTCAAATGTTAGAGATGGAAAGTTTGACGTGTGTTATATTGTGGTCACCCACCAAAAGCCCACAGAGTTCTCCAGTCAGCTGTCTGAAAAAGatgatctgctgtttttagaaTATTTCAAGGTAAAGCCTTTATCATTTTTTAATGAGTTTTGGTCAGTTAACAATAACATCGttatcaaataaaatacctctatAACTTACTTATAAAGTAAAAGTCACAAAAGCACTCGTCACGGGATTTCCCAAATGCTGCCCAATGGCCGACACCACATAGTAAAGTACAGTGGGTGGCGGTATGAACCCAAGAGTAACAACAACAATGATAAATAAAGTTGCCTGGTTTTCTCGCGAGATTTGACAGCACTGCGCGTGAACGGAAAAGACCAGGAAACGGCAAGATGGCGTTCGACGGAGAAGACTTATTGTGGTTATGATAGTACTTTGTTCTTAATCCGTACGTACATGTACACATGCTGTTTAATAGAGAAAACTTCGTTAATATTTGTTTGTGTCGGATAAATTAGTATTTGCAGCTCCTCgtgttagcttagcttagcttgctagttagcttagcgtgttagctgctaacaaagagaggcggaagtgatcaaaacacatcgctaagcagagatcaagtgtgagtgtaaagtgttgtgattgtgtgaaaatgtgcgaaagaacgatagcagagtacgaggaggaactactggacgctgttttcgaagaatatgaagttttgtcacaaagaacaggtttgtttacttacactatattgccaaaagtatttggccacctgccttgactcacatatgaacttcatcatcatttctttgtattcctttcatgaaaatgcatacatACGCACTTTCATTGTttgttgtttcttatacatttccatgatcagaaaggagcagatggaagaatactattcttatattcatctgccccctttttaacacaaataatTTTAGATTtgctgttccctccaccaacacccaaactccaacatactttttaattttcgtttaagcattttcacaatgacacgtccaatcaaaatcaaaaatcagtttgatataattccagttgtctctttctgtaactctttttaaattcaaagatattcttgcaactttttaagtctttctctagagcagtggttcttaacctgggttcgatcgaaccctaggggttcggtgagtcggcctcaggggtagcctccaccgcggaggtcaagacatacCCGACTcaacgtgtaaataaaaacttctccctatcggcgtcttATGGATACCCccgaacaatgttccctctaattttccatatgcgtgagcaaacacaaaaactccttgAGGATTCAGtggacaggcatgtgatttttccgtctaaagtcggaattccgtcttttttaatctcgggaaaaaaaaataattatctcccgtttttccgttttttttccgaccctaaatcaagattcgagacgtagtttatattacgccgtagttgattggtcgatatgttccttgtgaccaatcaggacttgtgttatgaatgatgacgttaataacgtcatcattcataatggttattaccgccattttccatatgtaaacgatgtcggttctcgagagaaaggacgctttacgagtaaaagaaattgataaacatgtcaaaaataagtttcgatgggactggatggaaagggaaatcactgatactgttgggaagaaggaagttacgactttgttcggtgattttattcggaaaatcgatcgtcccggaaaggttttgtgcacgtggtgtcatgataatattgactatggatcacaagggttcaaggctttggaagtacatgcgaaacgccaaaaacatatgaaacaacttgaagcaaggaaaaccaacttttcactagctggtaaaaatattgattagtatttatttaacataataacatcatttcatgattcatatttataaattaagattacattaggaaaaacaatgtttttctctaaagaagggttcggtgaatgtgcatatgaaactggaggggttcagtacctccaacaaggttaagaaccactgctatagagagaattccatgctttcacaccagcaacagacaagcacatttgcttcaaatttattggcactcttggatgtttaaaatcatacgaccttctgtggttctcatcttcagacgtgaacacaaataacttttgtacgTCCTtcagaagaactttatttctagctttgaacatcactaacagagtatgcaattctacaatgtcttttcgttttaataatcctgacctaatgaagagtggatttgtgtgatCTTTGTATCCTACTTTAAAAATGATACTaattgctcttttctgtgaaagaaataaaggcattatgttgctgtgatatgtatttcccc
Coding sequences within it:
- the LOC133640620 gene encoding gastrula zinc finger protein XlCGF57.1-like, encoding MCERTIAEYEEELLDAVFEEYEVLSQRTDQQPPHIKEEEEEELITQAGECLLGQEEADLTKFPLTVVSVKTEDHEDKPPESSQLHHSPNVCEEHILPEQQEWTSRIEQEEPQPPYIKEEEDPKPPHIKDEEEGSQPHHNNKEKEEHSDDLKGLEEVDVTKMPVTGVPVKSEDDEVKGESEEKREAEPPSSSSTQHMTTEADGDHCGGSQADKLLAPLSDSEDTTSHSPDTDDEHSKDDKTCHTDNTHFTCSLCDKTFSNRCREIHTRKHTGERPFSCSKCGKSFQRNDMLKDHMRTHTGDKPFSCSECGKSFVKSSHLKVHMRIHTGEKLKKDKTCHTDNTRFKCSHCDQTFRYRSALITHVRKHTGEKPFSCSECGKGFAQRIYLKVHMRIHTGEKPFTCSECSKGFAQRISLNVHMRIHTGEKPFSCLECGKGFAQRISLEVHMRIHTGEKPFSCSECGKGFVRHSDLKGHMRIHTGEKLNTCPICGKTFSEKHHLKAHITTHTGGKPFSCSVCGKHFAWKRYLDEHMQLHTGERTVSCSECGKVFTQQNKLKVHMRTHTGEKVLSCSVCGERFSYKYQCKKHKCAGENSSSK